The following proteins are encoded in a genomic region of Prochlorococcus marinus XMU1408:
- the pstS gene encoding phosphate ABC transporter substrate-binding protein PstS, whose amino-acid sequence MTFAKKALIFTSLLAVGAGMSANAASRLSGAGASFPAKIYTRWFSDLAKEGGPRVNYQAVGSGSGRKAFIDETVNFGASDDPMKATDIAKVTRGLVQIPMVGGTIAFGYNYDCDLKLTQEQAVRVAMGKISNWKEVGCPAGKMTWAHRSDGSGTTKAFSNSMQAFSKTWNLGTGKSIAWPAGVGGKGNAGVAGVIRNTPGAIGYVNQSYIRGVIKPAALQNLSGEFLKPTTEAGAKALNGIKLDKNLAGKNPNPKAKGAYPIATLTWILAYETGNGRNTKAVQESLNYLLSDKAQAKAPSLGFVPLKGDILSKSRAAVKRIGK is encoded by the coding sequence ATGACCTTCGCTAAGAAGGCCCTCATCTTTACTTCTTTGCTTGCAGTGGGCGCAGGCATGTCCGCAAATGCAGCTAGTCGTCTTAGTGGAGCAGGTGCATCCTTTCCCGCTAAAATCTACACTCGTTGGTTTTCTGATTTAGCTAAAGAAGGTGGACCTCGAGTCAACTATCAAGCTGTTGGTTCAGGTTCTGGCCGTAAAGCTTTCATTGATGAAACCGTTAACTTCGGTGCTTCTGATGATCCAATGAAAGCAACAGATATTGCAAAAGTTACTCGTGGATTAGTCCAAATCCCAATGGTTGGTGGAACAATTGCCTTTGGATACAACTATGACTGCGATCTTAAACTTACTCAAGAGCAAGCTGTTCGCGTTGCTATGGGTAAAATCTCAAATTGGAAAGAAGTTGGTTGTCCTGCAGGAAAAATGACATGGGCACATCGCTCTGATGGCTCCGGTACAACCAAGGCTTTTTCAAACTCTATGCAAGCTTTCTCTAAGACATGGAATTTAGGAACAGGTAAATCTATTGCTTGGCCTGCTGGTGTTGGTGGAAAAGGTAACGCAGGTGTTGCAGGCGTAATTCGTAATACTCCTGGTGCAATTGGTTATGTAAACCAGTCATATATTAGAGGTGTAATTAAACCTGCCGCTCTTCAAAATTTATCTGGTGAGTTTTTAAAGCCAACAACAGAAGCAGGAGCAAAAGCTCTTAATGGTATAAAACTAGATAAAAATTTAGCTGGTAAAAATCCTAACCCAAAAGCTAAGGGTGCATATCCAATCGCTACGCTTACATGGATTCTTGCTTACGAGACTGGTAATGGTAGAAATACTAAAGCCGTCCAAGAATCACTTAACTACTTGCTAAGTGATAAAGCCCAGGCTAAGGCTCCTTCTCTTGGCTTTGTTCCTCTAAAAGGTGATATTCTTTCCAAGTCTCGCGCTGCTGTAAAGCGTATTGGTAAGTGA